The sequence TCCTTCGGTTTGGGAAGGCATGAGCCAGAAAAGGATTGCCTCGGTATTTGCCTTAGTACAGTTTAACTGGGCTGGTTATTTCTTCCTCGACGCTACTATGCGCAATGACTGGTCGTCTACCCTGAGTATTGAAAACCGCTCGTATTTCTACCCCTCTGTAAACTCCACCCTGGTGTTCTCAGAAATGCTTGAAAACATGGATGTTTTACTACCCCGTTGGTTTACTTTTGGAAAGATCCGTGCTTCTTTTGCACAGGTTGGTAACTCGTTGGAACCTTATCAACTATTCAATACCTATGGTATTGGAAGCGATCCGCTGGGTAACACCATTGCCAATAGCGGAAATATTCTTTTCGATCCCAATGTAAGAAGCGAGTTGATCACTTCAAGGGAGTTTGGAACAGACCTCCGTTTCTTCCAGAATCGCTTGGGCATTGACTTTACCTGGTACCGTCAGAATTCAACCCGGCAGCTCATTAACCTGCCGATGGACCCCCTCAGTGGTTTTGCTTCCCGTAAAATCAATGCCGGGGATATTCAGAACCAGGGTATTGAAGTCATGCTCCATGGCCGCATCCTTCAAAACCCGAACGGGTTTAACTGGGAAGCACAGGTTAACTTCTCCAGAAATGAAAATACCATCGTTGATTTATATGAGGACATTGAGAAATATTTCCTTGGTGGATATGACCATTTGAGGATAGAAGCTGTTGTCGGTGGAGGATATGGGGACATATACGGATCAGCTTTCCGCCGTGTGACCGATGAGGACAGCCCCCATTACGGCGAACTGTTACTTACCGAACTGGGATATCCCGTTGCAACCACCGAGCGTGAATATCTCGGGAACCAAAACCCCACCGGATTGCTGGGCTTCACCAATACTTTCCGCTACAAGGGGCTTTCTTTTGGATTTACCATTGATGGCCGTTTAGGCGGGGAAATTTTCTCAGCCACCAACGCTTATCTGCAGCGCCTTGGTGTGGCAGCTGTCACCGCTCCGGATGGAAAACGCGATGATATCATAGTGGAAGGGGTTATCGATAATGGGGATGGCACCTACCGTGCAAATACGACGGCCATTAGCGCCCAGGAATACTGGAACACCATTGGCTGGAGTGGCAGTAACCTTGGTATTAATGAAGCCAATGTATACGATGCCACCAGTATCCGTCTCAGGAATATTAACCTGAGCTATAATCTTCCCCGTAAGTGGTTTACCGGAATGCCCATCCAAGGTATCAATGCAGGGGTATCTGCAAATAACGTTTGGCTTTTTAAGAGCCATCTGAACGGTCTTGATCCCGAATCAGTGTATGCCACCAGAACCAACGCTATTGGCTTTGAGAACTCGGCACCTCCTACCTCGAGGATCTTCCTGTTTAACTTAAATGTTTCATTCTAAAAACCGGGAAAAATGAAAAATATTCTCAGAACAGTTTTTTTATTAGCAGCGGGCAGCCTGCTGTTTGTGTCCTGCGGGGAAGATTTCTTCGATGTGAACTCCGACCCCAAAGCTGCCAATTTCGAGCAGGTACAGGTCGAGTATTTCCTTAACAATTCCATTACAGGTGCTCAAATGGATCCTCACGTGGCCGAGCGTCAATTCATCCTTTACTGGAAAACCGGTGCCCGTCAGCACAGGGTTAATGGCGTTATTGCTACAGGTAGTTATAATGATGGCTGGACCATCGATAATTACAGTTATCTTTCTGGTTGGCTGAAAACGGCGAATCTTGCCGTCAGTATAGCTGAAGAGAAGATTGAAGCTGGTGTGGTTTTTGCTTATACCAACAACCTTCTTCAAATTGCCCGCATCTGGCGTGTTTATCTGATGAGTGAATTCACCGACAATTACGGCCCAATGCCCATTGACGGTTTCCAGGGCACCAACCCTGAATTCAAGGATGTACAGACTGTCTATTACTATATGCTTGCTGAATTGGCTGACGCCGTTTCAAAAATTGATGTGAATGTGCAGAACCCGGCCGATCTGGCAAAGTTTGACAAAGCTTATGGATTTGACTATCTGAAGTGGGTGAAGTATGGAAACTCCATGCGGATGCGCCTGGCCATGCGACTCTCTGAAGTGGATCCTGCCAAAGCTAAAACTGAATTTGAAGCCGCTGCGGCTGGGCCCATCATCACCGATGCAGGCGATACCTTTGCCGTTGCTGAAAAACCAGGCTGGGATGCCCTTACTGGCGTGATGACGCGTGAATGGAACTCGCAACCGCTCTCAGCCACCCTCAATAACCTCTATATTGGTTTAGGAGGTATTTCCACCCAAGATCAGGTGCCTGAAGTATTCCATGAAAAAATCAAACCCGCCGATTACATGGGTGTTCGTTATGAGGAGCATTATGGTATTTATACCAACGACCCGACTGCTGGTTTCCTTTATGATGGTTTATACCCGGTGATGGATCCAAGAGCTTATAAGGCTTTTATTATCCCCGGCTGGTTTGACAATCCTGATTTTAACCATTATCCCTCCTGGGACCAGAGCGCTTTTACCACCACCCGAACTCTTTTGAACCTTGATGGGAATGGTGTATTGGCTACTATTGACGGTGTCGGAACCTGGAATGCAGCTTGCCTTGGTGCCTGGGGTCCAAAATCCTCCAGGAATAACTTTGCTTTCTATGGTGGCACCAATCCCCGTTTAGCCCATCGCTATCGCAACAGCACCAGCAGCCGCGTTTTCTTTGGCCCTTGGGAGACTTATTTCCTCGTGGCTGAAGCGGCTGTCAGAGGCTGGACTA comes from Bacteroides sp. and encodes:
- a CDS encoding SusD/RagB family nutrient-binding outer membrane lipoprotein, producing the protein MKNILRTVFLLAAGSLLFVSCGEDFFDVNSDPKAANFEQVQVEYFLNNSITGAQMDPHVAERQFILYWKTGARQHRVNGVIATGSYNDGWTIDNYSYLSGWLKTANLAVSIAEEKIEAGVVFAYTNNLLQIARIWRVYLMSEFTDNYGPMPIDGFQGTNPEFKDVQTVYYYMLAELADAVSKIDVNVQNPADLAKFDKAYGFDYLKWVKYGNSMRMRLAMRLSEVDPAKAKTEFEAAAAGPIITDAGDTFAVAEKPGWDALTGVMTREWNSQPLSATLNNLYIGLGGISTQDQVPEVFHEKIKPADYMGVRYEEHYGIYTNDPTAGFLYDGLYPVMDPRAYKAFIIPGWFDNPDFNHYPSWDQSAFTTTRTLLNLDGNGVLATIDGVGTWNAACLGAWGPKSSRNNFAFYGGTNPRLAHRYRNSTSSRVFFGPWETYFLVAEAAVRGWTTPMNAKTAYEEGIAASFAYFEVTEYLQDYLMSESYNRAGTSVKWEHTAEPPATVTMNYIDGYTQEEGTWTFTYPVNHLHNNGATKNDLMTKIITQKYLSQLPWLPLEAWSDHRRLGLPFFENPSVELPISTLPALTQANYMESSTAFFPQRVPYPSTLQNSNPAGYAQAVGFLGGPDAVLTPLWWAKQD